The Danio rerio strain Tuebingen ecotype United States chromosome 1, GRCz12tu, whole genome shotgun sequence genome includes a region encoding these proteins:
- the anp32b gene encoding acidic leucine-rich nuclear phosphoprotein 32 family member B, whose product MDMKKRIHLELRNRTPSDVRELVLDNCRSNEGKIEGLTAEFVNLEFLSLINVGLLSVSNLPKLGKLKKLELSDNRISGGLDVLAEKLPNLTHLNLSGNKLKDISTLEPLKKLDHLKSLDLFNCEVTNLNDYRESVFKLLPQLTYLDGYDLDDREASDSDGEVDGVDDDDDEEGEDEDEEEDFDEEEDEDDDEDEVEGEEDDEDGSGEDEEEDFGQDGEVEDDEEDDDDDDDEEEEQGAKGEKRKREADDEDDEDDEEDD is encoded by the exons ATGGACATGAAAAAGAGGATTCATTTGGAGCTGAGGAACAGGACACCATCTGAT GTACGAGAACTTGTCCTCGACAACTGCAGATCAAATGAAGGGAAAATTGAAGGCCTCACAGCAGAATTTGTTAATCTTGAATTTCTAAGTTTGATAAATGTTGGTCTGCTCTCAGTATCCAACCTTCCTAAACTCGGAAAACTAAAAAAG TTGGAACTCAGCGACAACAGAATCTCTGGTGGCCTTGACGTTTTAGCTGAAAAACTCCCCAATCTCACACATCTAAACCTAAGCGGCAACAAACTGAAAGACATCAGCACATTGGAACCATTG AAAAAACTCGACCATCTGAAGAGTCTTGACCTTTTCAATTGTGAAGTCACAAACCTGAACGACTACCGGGAAAGTGTCTTCAAGCTCCTTCCACAGCTCACGTATCTGGACGGCTACGATCTGGATGACCGAGAGGCGTCAGACTCTGATGGAGAGGTCGATGGAGTGGACGACGATGATGACGAGG AAGGAGAAGATGAGGACGAGGAGGAGGATTTTGATGAAGaggaagatgaggatgatgatgaagatgaggttgAAGGAGAGGAGGATGACGAGGACGGCAGTGGAGAGGATGAG GAGGAAGACTTCGGTCAGGATGGAGAAGTAGAAGATGACGAAGAGGACGATGACGACGACGATGATGAAG AAGAAGAGCAAGGAGCAAAGGGTGAGAAGAGAAAACGAGAagcagatgatgaagatgacgaGGATGATGAGGAGGATGATTAA
- the hemgn gene encoding hemogen isoform X1, giving the protein MEDPLEKEIPPTEIKDSDEGGIRRRLRDRDLLKKRKAEAEEKATNQWVYGAQSIKRVKKRTTTGTPGRKGRPRKEPIVIAEDLGLAQEVDPSPITIPVTEPELPTIAEIEPLQPVEPQQELVPEEAISEKPQEEFLIEDLGPDEEEDMPQKNLVIDTGDDEKPYNDVPEQSSIAIPMFAPAPDSSQPDNLSLTENLLF; this is encoded by the exons ATGGAAGACCCGTTGGAGAAAGAGATCCCACCAACTGAAATAAAAGATTCAGATGAAG GAGGAATTCGGCGGCGACTCAGAGACAGAGATCTTTTGAAGAAACGAAAAGCAGAGGCAGAAGAAAAAGCAACCAACCAGTGGGTTTATGG GGCACAGAGCATTAAAAGAGTCAAAAAGAGGACCACTACTGGCACTCCTGGAAGGAAAGGTCGACCAAGAAAAGAACCAATAGTTATTGCAGAAGACCTTGGTCTGGCTCAGGAAGTGGATCCTTCTCCCATCACAATTCCTGTCACAGAACCTGAATTGCCCACAATAGCAGAGATAGAGCCTTTGCAACCAGTTGAGCCACAACAAGAACTGGTGCCTGAAGAAGCAATAAGTGAAAAACCTCAAGAGGAGTTTTTGATTGAGGATCTGGGGCCAGATGAGGAGGAAGATATGCCTCAAAAAAACCTGGTTATCGATACAG GAGACGACGAGAAGCCATATAATGATGTGCCTGAACAGAGCTCAATTGCAATTCCAATGTTTGCTCCAGCACCTGATTCTTCTCAACCAGATAACCTAAGCCTTACTGAAAATTTACTTTTCTGA
- the trmo gene encoding tRNA (adenine(37)-N6)-methyltransferase isoform 1 (isoform 1 is encoded by transcript variant 1; The RefSeq protein has 4 substitutions, 1 frameshift compared to this genomic sequence), which yields MSSPVCSCAEHVTKLTQQASIMRREIKNLRQQMDGSIRAHRKQMSTLQSILTGYRKHDDRSQPKNKSPSQNPSGMNQLLEQGRIQTVPIGYISSCFAVKNGTPRQPTVCSSSRARLKIEPSVFNNPEHSLVGLEQYSHIWIIFLFHKNGQMSCKAKVKPPRLNGEKVGVYSTRSPHRPNALGLTLAKLEGITGDTLHLSGVDVIAGTPVLDIKPYIPDYDSPKTRIEDISEYRQTPSYTDPQMTQLRDLDEELDTSEMSSELSSEVRVCPGSTSDFSQSEQPGSSGETDVLAEVKNYLKQQHVFAEYPTEDKNTDTSEGTSDNTMFLTSSSLKFGCDDYSAIAAWVRSPPISKLDVRFTVNAEKELKEFVPSDSTDGTRPRFQFLKGTDEAVAAIIGILSADPRSVYRRTRCQDRLFFFTLDTADITCWFGDGFAEVVRVKPVQSSEPTNAV from the exons ATGTCGTCACCAGTGTGTAGTTGTGCTGAACATGTCACAAAACTGACACAGCAAGCGTCAATAATGAGAAGAGAGATTAAAAATCTCAG ACAGCAGATGGATGGATCCATACGAGCACATAGGAAGCAGATGTCAACTCTTCAGTCCATATTGACAGACTACCGGAAACACGATGACAGATCTCAACCAAAGAACAAAAGCCCATCTCAGAACCCCAGTggaatgaatcagttattagagcaAG GGCGAATTCAGACGGTACCGATCGGATATATTAGTTCATGTTTTGCAGTGAAAAATGGAACTCCACGACAGCCTACTGTATGCAGTTCTTCACGGGCCAGATTGAAGATTGAGCCATCAGTCTTCAATAATCCTGAACATTCCTTAGTTGGACTGGAACAATACTCGCATATCTG gaTAATTTTCCTCTTCCATAAGAATGGGCAAATGAGCTGCAAAGCCAAAGTTAAACCGCCTCGTCTGAATGGTGAAAAGGTGGGGGTGTACTCAACCCGTAGCCCCCACAGGCCCAACGCTTTGGGACTGACATTGGCTAAGCTTGAAGGAATTACAG GGGATACACTTCACTTATCAGGGGTTGATGTTATTGCTGGAACTCCCGTCCTGGACATCAAGCCATATATTCCAGACTATGATTCTCCTAAGACAAGGATAGAGGatatcagtgaatatagacaaacACCATCATACACTGACCCTCAGATGACACAATTGAGGGATCTAGATGAAGAATTAGACACCTCAGAGATGTCATCTGAACTTTCCTCAGAGGTCAGAGTTTGTCCAGGTTCTACTTCAGATTTCTCTCAGTCAGAGCAGCCTGGATCCAGCGGTGAAACTGATGTGCTAGCAGAGGTTAAAAACTATCTCAAACAACAGCATGTTTTCGCTGAAAATCCAACCGAGGACAAAAACACAGATACTTCAGAATGGACTTCAGACAATACAATGTTTTTAACTTCATCTAGTCTTAAATTTGGATGTGTTGACTACAGTGCAATCGCTGCTTGGGTCAGATCACCTCCTATCAGCAAACTTGATGTGC ATGCTGAGAAAGAGCTCAAAGAGTTTGTTCCCAGCGACAGTACTG ATGGCACAAGACCAAGGTTCCAGTTCTTAAAAGGAACAGATGAAGCAGTGGCAGCCATCATTGGCATTTTGTCAGCTGACCCCAGATCAGTGTATCGTCGCACACGTTGTCAAGACCGCCTGTTTTTCTTCACCTTAGACACAGCAGACATCACCTGCTGGTTTGGAGATGGTTTTGCTGAAGTTGTTAGAGTCAAACCAGTGCAGAGCTCAGAACCCACAAACGCTGTGTGA
- the anp32b gene encoding acidic leucine-rich nuclear phosphoprotein 32 family member B isoform X1, translating into MDMKKRIHLELRNRTPSDVRELVLDNCRSNEGKIEGLTAEFVNLEFLSLINVGLLSVSNLPKLGKLKKLELSDNRISGGLDVLAEKLPNLTHLNLSGNKLKDISTLEPLKKLDHLKSLDLFNCEVTNLNDYRESVFKLLPQLTYLDGYDLDDREASDSDGEVDGVDDDDDEEGEDEDEEEDFDEEEDEDDDEDEVEGEEDDEDGSGEDEEEDFGQDGEVEDDEEDDDDDDDEEEQGAKGEKRKREADDEDDEDDEEDD; encoded by the exons ATGGACATGAAAAAGAGGATTCATTTGGAGCTGAGGAACAGGACACCATCTGAT GTACGAGAACTTGTCCTCGACAACTGCAGATCAAATGAAGGGAAAATTGAAGGCCTCACAGCAGAATTTGTTAATCTTGAATTTCTAAGTTTGATAAATGTTGGTCTGCTCTCAGTATCCAACCTTCCTAAACTCGGAAAACTAAAAAAG TTGGAACTCAGCGACAACAGAATCTCTGGTGGCCTTGACGTTTTAGCTGAAAAACTCCCCAATCTCACACATCTAAACCTAAGCGGCAACAAACTGAAAGACATCAGCACATTGGAACCATTG AAAAAACTCGACCATCTGAAGAGTCTTGACCTTTTCAATTGTGAAGTCACAAACCTGAACGACTACCGGGAAAGTGTCTTCAAGCTCCTTCCACAGCTCACGTATCTGGACGGCTACGATCTGGATGACCGAGAGGCGTCAGACTCTGATGGAGAGGTCGATGGAGTGGACGACGATGATGACGAGG AAGGAGAAGATGAGGACGAGGAGGAGGATTTTGATGAAGaggaagatgaggatgatgatgaagatgaggttgAAGGAGAGGAGGATGACGAGGACGGCAGTGGAGAGGATGAG GAGGAAGACTTCGGTCAGGATGGAGAAGTAGAAGATGACGAAGAGGACGATGACGACGACGATGATGAAG AAGAGCAAGGAGCAAAGGGTGAGAAGAGAAAACGAGAagcagatgatgaagatgacgaGGATGATGAGGAGGATGATTAA
- the hemgn gene encoding hemogen isoform X2 → MEDPLEKEIPPTEIKDSDEGGIRRRLRDRDLLKKRKAEAEEKATNQAQSIKRVKKRTTTGTPGRKGRPRKEPIVIAEDLGLAQEVDPSPITIPVTEPELPTIAEIEPLQPVEPQQELVPEEAISEKPQEEFLIEDLGPDEEEDMPQKNLVIDTGDDEKPYNDVPEQSSIAIPMFAPAPDSSQPDNLSLTENLLF, encoded by the exons ATGGAAGACCCGTTGGAGAAAGAGATCCCACCAACTGAAATAAAAGATTCAGATGAAG GAGGAATTCGGCGGCGACTCAGAGACAGAGATCTTTTGAAGAAACGAAAAGCAGAGGCAGAAGAAAAAGCAACCAACCA GGCACAGAGCATTAAAAGAGTCAAAAAGAGGACCACTACTGGCACTCCTGGAAGGAAAGGTCGACCAAGAAAAGAACCAATAGTTATTGCAGAAGACCTTGGTCTGGCTCAGGAAGTGGATCCTTCTCCCATCACAATTCCTGTCACAGAACCTGAATTGCCCACAATAGCAGAGATAGAGCCTTTGCAACCAGTTGAGCCACAACAAGAACTGGTGCCTGAAGAAGCAATAAGTGAAAAACCTCAAGAGGAGTTTTTGATTGAGGATCTGGGGCCAGATGAGGAGGAAGATATGCCTCAAAAAAACCTGGTTATCGATACAG GAGACGACGAGAAGCCATATAATGATGTGCCTGAACAGAGCTCAATTGCAATTCCAATGTTTGCTCCAGCACCTGATTCTTCTCAACCAGATAACCTAAGCCTTACTGAAAATTTACTTTTCTGA
- the trmo gene encoding tRNA (adenine(37)-N6)-methyltransferase isoform 2 (isoform 2 is encoded by transcript variant 2; The RefSeq protein has 3 substitutions, 1 frameshift compared to this genomic sequence), which produces MSCKAKVKPPRLNGEKVGVYSTRSPHRPNALGLTLAKLEGITGDTLHLSGVDVIAGTPVLDIKPYIPDYDSPKTRIEDISEYRQTPSYTDPQMTQLRDLDEELDTSEMSSELSSEVRVCPGSTSDFSQSEQPGSSGETDVLAEVKNYLKQQHVFAEYPTEDKNTDTSEGTSDNTMFLTSSSLKFGCDDYSAIAAWVRSPPISKLDVRFTVNAEKELKEFVPSDSTDGTRPRFQFLKGTDEAVAAIIGILSADPRSVYRRTRCQDRLFFFTLDTADITCWFGDGFAEVVRVKPVQSSEPTNAV; this is translated from the exons ATGAGCTGCAAAGCCAAAGTTAAACCGCCTCGTCTGAATGGTGAAAAGGTGGGGGTGTACTCAACCCGTAGCCCCCACAGGCCCAACGCTTTGGGACTGACATTGGCTAAGCTTGAAGGAATTACAG GGGATACACTTCACTTATCAGGGGTTGATGTTATTGCTGGAACTCCCGTCCTGGACATCAAGCCATATATTCCAGACTATGATTCTCCTAAGACAAGGATAGAGGatatcagtgaatatagacaaacACCATCATACACTGACCCTCAGATGACACAATTGAGGGATCTAGATGAAGAATTAGACACCTCAGAGATGTCATCTGAACTTTCCTCAGAGGTCAGAGTTTGTCCAGGTTCTACTTCAGATTTCTCTCAGTCAGAGCAGCCTGGATCCAGCGGTGAAACTGATGTGCTAGCAGAGGTTAAAAACTATCTCAAACAACAGCATGTTTTCGCTGAAAATCCAACCGAGGACAAAAACACAGATACTTCAGAATGGACTTCAGACAATACAATGTTTTTAACTTCATCTAGTCTTAAATTTGGATGTGTTGACTACAGTGCAATCGCTGCTTGGGTCAGATCACCTCCTATCAGCAAACTTGATGTGC ATGCTGAGAAAGAGCTCAAAGAGTTTGTTCCCAGCGACAGTACTG ATGGCACAAGACCAAGGTTCCAGTTCTTAAAAGGAACAGATGAAGCAGTGGCAGCCATCATTGGCATTTTGTCAGCTGACCCCAGATCAGTGTATCGTCGCACACGTTGTCAAGACCGCCTGTTTTTCTTCACCTTAGACACAGCAGACATCACCTGCTGGTTTGGAGATGGTTTTGCTGAAGTTGTTAGAGTCAAACCAGTGCAGAGCTCAGAACCCACAAACGCTGTGTGA